The Micromonospora sp. NBC_01740 genome includes a window with the following:
- a CDS encoding winged helix-turn-helix domain-containing protein, with the protein MRDVLYLEQIEQAEVLLKPHRVEVLRQLAEPRTCTEVATRLEQTPQRVYYHVKQLVAAGLVELVNERKVRGITEGIYQAAARSYWLSPRLVGRIGLRRARDELSLGYLLDLMEEVQEDIAGLDRAAPELPSVGVAGEIRVPAELRQQFLHDLQSTLQDLFTRYGGAEGDAFKLAVACYPKGKERD; encoded by the coding sequence ATGAGAGACGTCCTGTACCTGGAACAGATCGAGCAGGCCGAGGTCCTGCTCAAGCCGCACCGCGTCGAGGTGCTGCGACAACTGGCCGAGCCGCGCACCTGCACCGAGGTCGCCACCCGGCTGGAGCAGACGCCGCAGCGCGTCTACTACCACGTCAAGCAGCTCGTCGCCGCCGGGCTGGTCGAGCTGGTCAACGAACGCAAGGTCCGGGGCATCACCGAGGGCATCTACCAGGCCGCCGCCCGGTCCTACTGGCTGTCCCCCCGGCTGGTCGGCCGGATCGGCCTGCGCCGGGCCCGCGACGAGCTGAGCCTCGGCTACCTGCTGGACCTGATGGAGGAGGTCCAGGAGGACATCGCCGGGCTCGACCGTGCCGCCCCCGAGCTCCCCTCGGTCGGGGTCGCCGGCGAGATCCGGGTGCCGGCGGAGCTCCGCCAGCAGTTCCTGCACGACCTGCAGAGCACTCTGCAGGACCTGTTCACCCGCTACGGGGGCGCCGAGGGCGACGCCTTCAAGCTCGCCGTGGCCTGCTATCCGAAGGGGAAAGAACGTGACTGA
- a CDS encoding SRPBCC family protein, producing MTESMRLPVRLAAPAEAVRRALTDPAELRVWLAEHAEVELPRRYEFWGRHTPEGDAPHQRLLHVDDDTLRFAWLLDGVETTTEFALLAEGPGTTVLTLTQSHFDFAEAMSGSTIRGVLQTFWSLSLANLAAHLAGQSLLPKVDFASAEMRGELLIDAPAAKVFESLTDSEQASAWFGYPIGIEPWVGGRYAMGGFEHGYAAKVVDLEPGRKLSVDWGPTGVSTWELAESQGKTKLTFVQSGFDEQNPPYGAWAGSVSSLFELRRFHEMKDWQPIWLPAEVPGLEPEPAKATS from the coding sequence GTGACTGAATCGATGAGGCTGCCCGTCCGTCTCGCCGCGCCGGCCGAGGCCGTCCGCCGCGCCCTGACCGACCCGGCCGAGCTGCGCGTCTGGCTCGCCGAGCACGCCGAGGTCGAGCTGCCGCGACGGTACGAGTTCTGGGGGCGCCACACCCCGGAAGGCGACGCGCCGCACCAGCGGCTGCTACACGTCGACGACGACACGCTGCGCTTCGCGTGGCTGCTCGACGGGGTGGAGACCACCACCGAGTTCGCCCTGCTCGCGGAGGGCCCCGGGACGACGGTGCTGACGCTGACCCAGAGCCACTTCGACTTCGCCGAGGCGATGAGCGGCAGCACCATCCGGGGCGTGCTCCAGACGTTCTGGAGCCTGTCGCTCGCCAACCTGGCCGCCCACCTGGCGGGGCAGTCGCTGCTGCCGAAGGTCGACTTCGCCTCCGCCGAGATGCGCGGCGAGCTGCTGATCGACGCGCCAGCGGCGAAGGTGTTCGAGTCGCTGACCGACTCCGAGCAGGCCAGCGCCTGGTTCGGCTACCCGATCGGCATCGAGCCCTGGGTCGGCGGCCGCTACGCCATGGGCGGCTTCGAGCACGGCTACGCGGCCAAGGTCGTCGACCTGGAGCCGGGCCGGAAGCTGTCGGTGGACTGGGGGCCGACCGGCGTCAGCACCTGGGAGCTGGCCGAGTCGCAGGGGAAGACGAAGCTGACCTTCGTGCAGTCCGGCTTCGACGAGCAGAACCCGCCGTACGGGGCGTGGGCCGGGTCGGTCTCGTCGCTGTTCGAGCTGCGCCGGTTCCACGAGATGAAGGACTGGCAGCCGATCTGGCTCCCCGCTGAGGTGCCGGGCCTGGAACCCGAGCCCGCGAAGGCGACGAGCTGA
- a CDS encoding class I SAM-dependent methyltransferase, with amino-acid sequence MSLTDRDQGAASAPASPPAGSRRLGPTVADVVRALTTGALPVRVTGYDGSAVGPADAGITLSIRSERGLTYLLTAPGDLGMARAYVGGDLALQGVHPGDPYEALRVLKDELRLRTPSLAEGLALVRGLGWERLMPPPPPPQEALPRWKRVVNGLRHSRTRDSTAISHHYDVSNAFYEKVLGPSMTYTCALFRSPDDTLEQAQAAKYDLVAQKLALKAGMRLLDVGCGWGGMVRHAAREYGVKALGVTLSRAQAEWARAAIEREGLTGLAEVRHLDYRDAPREQFDAVSSIGLTEHVGVRHYPAYFGALRDRLRPDGRLLNHCITRADNRAPHRSGAFIDRYVFPDGELAGPGRLVSEIHDVGLEVQHEENLRLHYALTLAGWCRNLAAHWDSCVAEVGAGTARVWGLYMAGSRLAFERNGIQLHQVLATRLGPEGASGYPLRPDWLP; translated from the coding sequence ATGAGCCTGACCGATCGAGACCAGGGGGCGGCGAGCGCTCCCGCCAGCCCGCCGGCGGGGAGCCGGCGCCTGGGTCCGACCGTGGCGGACGTCGTCCGCGCGTTGACGACCGGCGCCCTGCCGGTGCGGGTCACCGGGTACGACGGCAGCGCGGTCGGCCCGGCCGATGCCGGCATCACCCTGTCGATCCGTTCCGAGCGGGGCCTGACCTATCTGCTCACCGCCCCGGGCGACCTGGGCATGGCCCGGGCGTACGTCGGCGGCGACCTGGCGTTGCAGGGGGTGCACCCGGGCGACCCGTACGAGGCGTTGCGGGTGCTCAAGGACGAGCTGCGGCTGCGTACGCCGTCGCTGGCCGAAGGGCTGGCCCTGGTGCGCGGGCTGGGCTGGGAGCGGCTGATGCCGCCGCCGCCCCCGCCGCAGGAGGCGCTGCCGCGCTGGAAGCGCGTGGTGAACGGGCTGCGGCACTCCCGCACCCGGGACAGCACCGCGATCTCCCACCACTACGACGTCTCGAACGCCTTCTACGAGAAGGTGCTCGGCCCGTCGATGACGTACACCTGCGCGCTCTTCCGCTCGCCCGACGACACGCTGGAGCAGGCGCAGGCGGCCAAGTACGACCTGGTGGCGCAGAAGCTGGCGCTGAAGGCCGGGATGCGGCTGCTCGACGTGGGCTGCGGGTGGGGCGGCATGGTCCGGCACGCGGCCCGCGAGTACGGCGTGAAGGCGCTCGGGGTGACCCTGTCCCGGGCGCAGGCCGAGTGGGCCCGGGCGGCGATCGAGCGGGAGGGGCTGACCGGCCTGGCCGAGGTGCGCCACCTCGACTACCGGGACGCGCCGCGCGAGCAGTTCGACGCGGTCTCCTCGATCGGCCTGACCGAGCATGTCGGGGTGCGCCACTACCCGGCCTACTTCGGGGCCCTGCGGGACCGGCTGCGGCCGGACGGGCGGCTGCTCAACCACTGCATCACGCGGGCCGACAACCGCGCGCCGCACCGGTCGGGCGCGTTCATCGACCGCTACGTCTTCCCCGATGGGGAGCTGGCCGGCCCGGGGCGCCTGGTCAGCGAGATCCACGACGTCGGGTTGGAGGTGCAGCACGAGGAGAACCTGCGGCTGCACTACGCGTTGACGCTGGCCGGCTGGTGCCGCAACCTCGCGGCGCACTGGGACTCCTGCGTCGCCGAGGTGGGGGCCGGCACGGCGCGGGTATGGGGCCTCTACATGGCCGGGTCCCGGCTGGCGTTCGAGCGCAACGGCATCCAGCTGCACCAGGTGCTCGCCACCCGCCTCGGTCCGGAGGGGGCGAGCGGCTACCCGCTGCGCCCCGACTGGCTGCCCTGA
- a CDS encoding zinc-ribbon domain-containing protein, with amino-acid sequence MFFIFGLRTKVSQSGVVQQVCRNCHNQAAQVITRRSTKFSLFFVPLIPIRTRYVQQCTFCGAQYDISRSEAERLPVG; translated from the coding sequence ATGTTCTTCATCTTCGGGCTCCGCACCAAGGTCAGCCAGTCCGGCGTGGTGCAGCAGGTCTGCCGCAACTGCCACAACCAGGCCGCGCAGGTGATCACGCGCCGATCGACGAAGTTCAGCCTGTTCTTCGTGCCGCTCATCCCGATCCGCACCCGCTACGTGCAGCAGTGCACCTTCTGCGGCGCCCAGTACGACATCTCCCGGTCGGAGGCCGAGCGCCTCCCGGTCGGCTGA